The DNA region GAACTTTTGAGTAGAAGTGGGTGATAGGTAGTCAATATTGCTTGAGAACTGTTGCTTGCTCGTGCGATCGCCAACCTTGCCTTTAATTCCACTCATCACTACTAAACTTCCTGGTATTGTTCAGAACGAAGAGTAGCCCAAATCAACAGCCAACGGTTCTGCACCATTGCATGGTTGTGAACAGAATTGAGCAGGCTTGCCCTTTGCAACAATACCTTACAGTGGTGCTAATTTTTTAGCTTGCGGCAGTGTCGTGGCTGTCCCACTACAGACCCCCTCGGTCCGAGCAGTTAACTGTCTAGTATTCGATATCATTTGCAAAGCAAACAGATTTGAACTTTTAGAGGCGGTCGGTGATGGGCACACCTCAATCTACTGACGTAGTGCTACCACTTTGTTAGAAAGATAAACCTACTTGGCGTAAGGTAACTGTCGGAGGATTTCTCACCGCCTCATTAAATGCCTGCCTGTCTCCCACAAAAACGACCTGTTCAGTAGCTCTAGTCAACGCTGTATAAATCAGTGTTCGATCCAGTAGTTTGCTCCTTGTAACCGGCACAACAACACGTCTGAACTGACTACCTTGTGCCTTATGGATTGTAATGGCATAGGCTAATTCAATATTTCCAAGATCCTCATTCAATAAATCGATCTTACGCCCATCAAAATTACAGATCGCGCAGCATGAACTACCGCTATCTATATTAAGACCGCCTGGGAAAACCCTCTCAATACGTCCAAGAGAGCCATTAAACAACTGACGCTTGTAGTCATTGACGGTATAAATGATTGGATCAGATTCAGCTAAACCCCAGTCCTTCAGTTGGGGTTTTGAACCAACCATGAGTTTATGAAAAGTTTGGTTAATTGCCTCAACACCTACCAAGCCTGATTTTGTTACACCCAGAATCTGTGTTTCGTTAAAACCATCTAAATCTCGTAAAACCCTAACAAGGGTTGCAATAATCCCTGACTGAGCAGACTCAATAAAACTGATTCCTGTTCCACTACCTTCATAGGAAGACAGTTCTGGCACGGTTCCTTGACGCACCAGCCCAGCCACTTGCGGAATCCCTGTTGATGCAGCTTGTCTATGAGTTTGAAACAATTCTACTGTTGGTACTGTAGGGCTAGTGGCAAGGACGTGGAACACAAGCCCTGGTCCGATCGGAGGAAGCTGATAGGGATCGCCTACAAAAACCAATCGAATTCCATGTGGTAATGCTCTAATTAGTCGGTATGCCAGCAACAAATCAAGCATGGAAGACTCATCAATAACGATTAGGTCACCTGCCTTGGGTACTAACTGTTTCTGCTGCATAAAATTCAAAAAACCAACGATGGTGCTTGCACCGTGCCCGGTCATCTCCCGAATTCTCTGGGCTGCACGACCTGCCAATGCTAACTGATGCACGGTCATCCCCATTGATTGAGCGACTTGGTGAATGACTCTAAGAACGGTTGTCTTTCCAACTCCGGCTCCACCCTTCAAAACACTCAGAGGCTGTGTCACGGACATCTTTATAGCAGCACGCTGTTCGCGATTTAACTTGATGCCTTCAAGTTGCTCAAATTTTGCTAGCTGTTTTTTGATTTGTGCTTCGGCTGAGTTGTCCTTAAACAGTGAAAGTTGACCTTCCTGATTCGTCTTTAGCAGTGACAAAAAGTAATTAACCAGGTATTGCTCCATTACGGCGCACCCCAATGGTTGGTAACCTTTAACCACATCTCCAACGATCGCCTTCTCTCTCAGTGCTAACCCGATCGCTTCTTGCGCGATTTTCTCACTAACCCCTCCTAACAGATGCATAATACCCTGCTTCAAAGTAGTTGCATGTGTTAAAGTGTCTTTGCGATTATCGAGCCGTTCGTAGGTATAGGCTTCTGCTGCGGCTATCAAACGCCTGCGATCGTTCCACTGCACATCCATTTTGGCAGCCAATCCATCCACAATTTTCCAGGACATCAGTATCAGGAGACGGTACGGATTCTCCTGAATCTTCTCAACTGCCTTTTCACCCCAGTACTTAATAATTTTATTCGCTAGCTTCTTATCAACTTTGTACTGGTCAAGAAAAGTGATAACACTAACTTCTTGAAAATTCTTTTGCCATGCACCAATAAGCTTTTCAGCCGTTTCAGCCGATAAAACTTCTCTGAGAGCCTCAACGTCACCTGTATCTAACAACAGACGCAAATCATCACCGTAGATCTTGTAGAGCTTTGAAATTTTGACCTGCCCAACCCCAGTTCCTCTAAAAACCGGGTGTGAACAAAGGTAGTTTATTAGTAACTGCCCTGTTGGCTCAATAACTCTGCAATGTTCAGCCTGGAGTTGTTTCCCATAGTTCTGATGGATTCTAAATTTCCCTACGATTTGCCAAGTCTCGCCTTTTACTGGCACACGTGGAATGCAAGCGTGATTTGCAACTATACGCACCCACCTACCAGAGGAATCAACACCTGTGAAGATGGCACTACCACTGAAACCAGGGTGAACTGTAGATACAGTTACAGTGACTGTAATATTCTTTCCTTCGTCAGAATTTGCATTAGGGGATGTAGCGACGTCCATTAGTGGTAATAACCTCTTCAAAGATCGACGCTTGCTGTAACCGTACCTCTAACTCGCTCACTTTTTGCCTGAGACTTTCAACCTCGGCCGTTTTGACTGCCAGTTTTGCTTCTAACTCCTGAATATATCGCTCGCTCGTGTCCAACTGCTTTTGGGTATGCGCTGCCTTTGAATATCCAGCAGAATGGTTCGTAGAGGTAGGCTCTATCTGTGGCTCCAGATTAAGGTCTTGAAAAGCTTGTTCGACAGCCTCACGAGCGGCTTGATTATTGTAGAAGACCTGTCTATTAAATCCACATGCTAGAGCAATGGCACTATAATTCGGCTTACCGTCGCGCAATGGAATAAATTGCTTTTGCAATTTTAGTTCATCTAAATACTCTCTGACTCGTTGAACATTTTCTCTGCCAACCTGCTGTCCATTCTTCTTAAATTCCGTTGGTGACTCAGCATCTGGTCTTATTACCATAAATATCCTTTCTACATCTTACTTTAAGTTCTTTTGTAGAGAGACGACTAGTAATTCTGATTGGGAAAACTGATTTGTTAATCATTGTCAGCAATAACAGAAGTTAATTTCCTTCCATTCTTTTCTTCACTCTATTAATCTCATCACTGAGTTTTCTATTCTGATCCTGCAATTTACTGATGCGGATAAGAAGTCCCATGTTCTCCGTTAGAGCATCTCGCTTTTCTTGTTCCAAATCATTTTTCGTTTGACGCAACTCAGCATCTTTATCTCGTTCAGTCAAATGTTTTGAAGCTGCTAAAGGTTTAGAGCTTTTAATTCGCTTCAAAATATCCTTATATCTATCCTTATTATCATATAGAGGATTATGGCTATGCCCTGCCTCTTTAGCAACGTTTCTGATAGTGATTTTGCAATACCCTTTAGCAGCAAGTTGCGCTTGA from Oscillatoria sp. FACHB-1407 includes:
- a CDS encoding AAA family ATPase, with translation MDVATSPNANSDEGKNITVTVTVSTVHPGFSGSAIFTGVDSSGRWVRIVANHACIPRVPVKGETWQIVGKFRIHQNYGKQLQAEHCRVIEPTGQLLINYLCSHPVFRGTGVGQVKISKLYKIYGDDLRLLLDTGDVEALREVLSAETAEKLIGAWQKNFQEVSVITFLDQYKVDKKLANKIIKYWGEKAVEKIQENPYRLLILMSWKIVDGLAAKMDVQWNDRRRLIAAAEAYTYERLDNRKDTLTHATTLKQGIMHLLGGVSEKIAQEAIGLALREKAIVGDVVKGYQPLGCAVMEQYLVNYFLSLLKTNQEGQLSLFKDNSAEAQIKKQLAKFEQLEGIKLNREQRAAIKMSVTQPLSVLKGGAGVGKTTVLRVIHQVAQSMGMTVHQLALAGRAAQRIREMTGHGASTIVGFLNFMQQKQLVPKAGDLIVIDESSMLDLLLAYRLIRALPHGIRLVFVGDPYQLPPIGPGLVFHVLATSPTVPTVELFQTHRQAASTGIPQVAGLVRQGTVPELSSYEGSGTGISFIESAQSGIIATLVRVLRDLDGFNETQILGVTKSGLVGVEAINQTFHKLMVGSKPQLKDWGLAESDPIIYTVNDYKRQLFNGSLGRIERVFPGGLNIDSGSSCCAICNFDGRKIDLLNEDLGNIELAYAITIHKAQGSQFRRVVVPVTRSKLLDRTLIYTALTRATEQVVFVGDRQAFNEAVRNPPTVTLRQVGLSF